In Erigeron canadensis isolate Cc75 chromosome 6, C_canadensis_v1, whole genome shotgun sequence, the following are encoded in one genomic region:
- the LOC122605391 gene encoding probable aquaporin TIP5-1: MASTLATRFEHAMTPTAMRSYLAEFLSTFFFVFAATGSAMSSRKMMPEAAIVDPSSLVATGIATAFALSVSVYVSVNVSGGHVNPAVTFGMAVGGHISIPLAICYSLSQMFGSVFACVILKFMTVSTDLPVHGIPQEMTGFGATILEGVMTFALVYTVYAAGDPRRGAFGTMGPLVIGLIAGANVLASGPFTGGSMNPAYSFGTAVVGGTFRNQAVYWIGPLIGAGAASVVYDTVVFPSQSPEDSIRGVTDGIGV; this comes from the exons ATGGCGTCTACTTTAGCAACCAGATTTGAACACGCGATGACTCCCACAGCCATGAGATCGTATCTCGCAGAGTTTCTCTCCACATTCTTTTTTGTATTCGCAGCAACCGGCTCCGCAATGTCTTCaa GGAAGATGATGCCGGAAGCAGCAATCGTTGATCCGTCTAGCCTTGTAGCCACAGGGATTGCAACTGCTTTTGCGTTGTCGGTTTCTGTTTATGTTTCGGTTAATGTTTCTGGTGGTCATGTCAACCCAGCGGTCACGTTTGGGATGGCGGTAGGGGGACATATTAGTATTCCTTTGGCAATATGCTATTCGCTTTCTCAAATGTTTGGTTCCGTCTTTGCGTGTGTCATCTTGAAATTCATGACTGTATCCACG GATCTTCCGGTTCATGGGATTCCACAAGAAATGACAGGATTTGGAGCAACAATTCTAGAAGGGGTAATGACATTCGCGTTGGTGTACACTGTTTACGCGGCCGGAGACCCAAGACGTGGAGCATTTGGTACCATGGGGCCGTTGGTGATTGGGTTGATAGCAGGAGCCAATGTGTTGGCTTCTGGCCCGTTTACAGGCGGGTCAATGAACCCGGCGTACTCTTTTGGGACTGCTGTTGTTGGTGGGACTTTCAGGAATCAGGCTGTGTATTGGATCGGACCCTTGATTGGAGCAGGCGCTGCAAGTGTTGTATATGATACTGTGGTGTTTCCTTCTCAATCGCCTGAAGATTCTATTCGGGGAGTTACCGATGGCATTGGCGTTTAA
- the LOC122605392 gene encoding peroxisomal membrane protein 11-4 codes for MNDKVDKLVIFLAKRDGIDKLVKTFQYVSKLLVWHLETTNPKVAHRAKQCEVASGLSRKAFRTGRFLTGFNALRRNPGPTPSYRLLSVFANAGEMVYFFFDHILWLSRTGVIDANLAKRMSYISAFGESLGYVFFCVIEYIMIKEGIERERKIKMGESEEKVDEIKKIKVDRVMRLMAVAANVADLIIGLAEIEPNPFCNHAVSLGISGLVSAWAGWYRNWPT; via the coding sequence ATGAATGACAAAGTAGACAAGCTAGTGATATTCCTAGCAAAGAGAGATGGCATTGATAAGCTAGTCAAAACCTTCCAATATGTCTCAAAACTTCTTGTTTGGCACCTTGAAACCACCAATCCAAAAGTAGCCCATCGTGCCAAACAGTGTGAGGTGGCATCAGGTTTAAGCCGAAAAGCCTTCAGGACTGGACGGTTTCTCACGGGTTTCAACGCCCTAAGGAGAAACCCGGGCCCAACCCCGAGTTACAGGCTGCTTTCGGTCTTTGCCAACGCAGGGGAAATggtttatttcttttttgacCATATCTTGTGGCTATCAAGAACCGGCGTTATTGATGCAAATTTGGCCAAAAGAATGAGTTATATATCAGCTTTCGGGGAATCACTTGGGTATGTGTTCTTTTGTGTTATTGAATATATTATGATCAAAGAAGGGATTGAACGAgaacgaaaaataaaaatgggagAATCAGAGGAAAAGGTTGATGAAATTAAGAAGATCAAGGTTGATAGAGTGATGAGATTAATGGCTGTGGCTGCTAATGTGGCTGACTTAATTATTGGGCTGGCTGAGATTGAGCCCAATCCATTTTGTAATCATGCGGTATCACTTGGAATTAGTGGGTTGGTCTCTGCATGGGCCGGCTGGTATAGAAATTGGCCTACTTGA
- the LOC122603834 gene encoding putative glycerol-3-phosphate transporter 1 has translation MGSIVETDHNYTRNTKPPGIRFVECTKKSNISFKSHQAIVLIVTFLAYTSYHAARKTTSIIKSALDPQTPDQSLESVSFLRRSNALSWILGSGWAPFNGSNGTGLLGDLDLAFLFVYAVGMFFSGHIGDRMNLRIFLTIGMVGTGLFTTLFGVGYWANIHIFYYYLMVQMFAGLFQSTGWPSVVAVVGNWFGKSKRGLIMGIWNAHTSVGNIAGSLTASYFLKFGWGWSMAVPGLATAVVGLIVFMFLPVDPESVGVVRDEDESESLKKEITDPLLTPKEENEKGSAVGFLEAWRIPGVAPFAFCLFFAKLVAYTFLYWLPFYISHTAINGEYLSNEAAGNLSTLFDVGGVVGGILAGHISDRLGARAITAASFTYCAIPALYLYRSYGHISMPVNVILMLVIGMFVNGPYALITTAVSADLGTHKSLKGNSKALATVTAIIDGTGSIGAAIGPVLTGYISTQSWSAVFNMLMVSAFVAGLFLTKLVVAEVTAKCQDSERGSSTSGSPRSGMVEEV, from the exons ATGGGGTCCATTGTAGAAACAGATCATAATTACACAAGAAACACAAAACCTCCTGGAATCAGGTTTGTAGAATGTACAAAGAAATCAAACATTTCATTCAAATCCCATCAAGCAATTGTTTTAATTGTAACGTTTCTAGCATACACAAGCTACCACGCAGCTCGTAAAACAACGAGCATCATCAAAAGCGCACTTGACCCACAAACACCCGACCAAAGTCTAGAATCCGTCTCTTTTTTGCGACGATCCAATGCGCTTTCGTGGATTTTAGGAAGCGGTTGGGCTCCGTTTAATGGTTCAAATGGGACAGGATTGCTTGGGGATCTTGACTTGGCGTTTTTGTTTGTGTATGCTGTTGGTATGTTCTTTTCGGGTCACATTGGTGACAGGATGAACTTAAGAATCTTTTTGACTATTGGAATGGTGGGAACCGGATTGTTTACTACATTATTCGGTGTTGGATATTGGGCGAACATCCATATATTTTACTACTATTTGATGGTTCAGATGTTTGCGGGGCTGTTTCAATCAACCGGGTGGCCTTCTGTAGTTGCGGTTGTGGGGAATTGGTTTGGAAAGAGTAAAAGAGGGCTTATCATGGGTATTTGGAACGCTCACACATCTGTTGGAAACATTGCTGGCTCGTTGACCGCTTCGTATTTCTTGAAATTCGGATGGGGTTGGTCAATGGCTGTTCCCGGTTTAGCCACTGCTGTTGTTGGACTAATTGTTTTCATGTTCTTGCCCGTTGATCCTGAATCAGTTGGGGTCGTTAGAGATGAAGACGAATCCGAATCTCTTAAGAAGGAAATAACCGATCCTCTTTTGACCCCAAAGGAAGAGAACGAGAAAGGATCGGCTGTTGGGTTTCTCGAAGCATGGAGAATACCCGGGGTCGCTCCTTTTGCGTTTTGCCTGTTTTTCGCGAAATTGGTTGCTTATACGTTCCTGTATTGGCTTCCTTTTTACATCAGTCAcacag CTATAAATGGGGAGTACTTGTCGAATGAGGCTGCTGGAAACTTATCCACATTGTTCGATGTAGGGGGTGTGGTGGGAGGAATCCTAGCCGGTCACATTTCTGACCGGCTAGGTGCTCGTGCCATTACAGCTGCGAGCTTTACATATTGTGCAATTCCAGCTCTGTACCTATACCGAAGTTATGGACATATATCGATGCCTGTAAACGTCATTCTCATGCTAGTCATTGGGATGTTTGTAAACGGACCATACGCCCTCATTACAACAGCAGTTTCGGCTGATCTAGGGACTCATAAGTCTTTAAAAGGCAACTCTAAGGCACTGGCAACAGTAACCGCAATCATTGATGGAACAGGATCGATTGGTGCTGCGATTGGGCCGGTGTTAACGGGTTACATTTCAACTCAAAGCTGGAGTGCGGTATTTAACATGCTTATGGTATCAGCTTTTGTGGCTGGGTTGTTTTTGACAAAATTGGTGGTGGCCGAGGTAACGGCAAAATGTCAGGATTCAGAAAGGGGTTCGAGTACTAGTGGCAGCCCTCGGTCAGGTATGGTTGAAGAAGTCTGA
- the LOC122604958 gene encoding uncharacterized mitochondrial protein AtMg00810-like: MEQPPGFISHQFPNHVCKLNKALYGLKQAPRAWFHRLSTFLIGEGFSCSRADPSLFILKRDSCIMYLLVYVDDSILTGNNELMVKSFIARLNKEFVIKDLGKLNYFLGLDVTYTNGGLFLNQSKYAREILDRAHMIDAKPAPTPLSTNVSFSTTGEPYSDPTHYRSIVGALQYLTITRPDISYAVNQVSQFLHKPTVHHFQEVKRILRYIKGTLTFGLTFSKPSMPSLLGYSDADWARCLETRRSTYGYSIFFGGNLVSWSAKKQPTVSRSSCESEYRAMANTTAEIIWITHLLCELHALPPTRPTILCDNRSALFLTQNPISHKRVKHIELDYHFIRKLVASGKLHTHFIPTKLQVADIFTKSLPKPQFEFFLEATKAPTCIKKPTCIKRLIL; encoded by the coding sequence ATGGAACAACCCCCTGGTTTCATTAGTCATCAATTTCCAAACCATGTGTGCAAGTTAAACAAAGCCTTATATGGTCTCAAACAAGCACCGCGTGCTTGGTTTCATCGGTTGAGCACCTTCTTAATAGGTGAAGGGTTCTCTTGCAGTCGTGCAGACCCATCCTTGTTCATTTTAAAACGGGACTCATGTATCATGTATTTGTTGGTATATGTGGACGATTCAATCCTCACAGGTAACAATGAGCTTATGGTCAAGTCATTCATTGCTCGGTTAAACAAGGAGTTTGTTATTAAAGATTTGGGGAAGCTGAATTACTTTCTTGGGCTTGACGTCACTTACACCAATGGTGGTCTTTTTCTTAATCAGTCCAAATATGCTAGAGAAATCTTGGATCGTGCGCACATGATAGATGCAAAACCAGCTCCCACACCATTGTCAACAAATGTCTCATTTTCTACCACCGGAGAGCCGTATTCTGATCCAACTCACTACCGTTCTATTGTCGGTGCCTTGCAATACTTAACAATCACCCGACCTGACATCTCTTATGCTGTCAATCAAGTGAGTCAATTTCTTCACAAGCCAACAGTTCATCATTTTCAGGAGGTGAAACGTATTCTTCGATACATTAAAGGCACATTGACTTTTGGTCTCACTTTTTCTAAGCCATCCATGCCATCTCTACTTGGTTATTCAGATGCTGACTGGGCTCGATGTCTTGAGACTCGGCGCTCCACATATGGCTACTCGATCTTTTTTGGTGGTAATCTTGTCTCTTGGAGTGCAAAGAAGCAACCCACAGTGTCTCGGTCTAGTTGTGAATCTGAATATCGTGCAATGGCTAATACAACAGCTGAAATTATTTGGATCACGCACCTTCTTTGTGAATTACATGCACTACCTCCAACACGGCCAACCATTTTATGTGACAATCGTAGTGCGTTGTTTCTCACTCAAAACCCAATTTCACATAAGAGGGTCAAGCATATTGAGTTGGATTATCATTTTATACGTAAGCTTGTTGCTTCGGGGAAGCTTCACACTCACTTCATTCCTACCAAGCTTCAAGTGGCGGACATATTTACGAAGAGTCTTCCTAAACCTCAGTTTGAGTTTTTCCTAGAAGCCACCAAGGCACcaacatgtataaaaaaaccaacatgtataaaaagactaatattaTAG
- the LOC122603451 gene encoding E3 ubiquitin protein ligase RIN2 codes for MKFSLNPMGVGFLSISAVCTALSFIGLQYWTELSYVKLKSDGLMGENLLQPGVARRLMELLLASYTTFALVVNFVLNIFILIVLSLKTVFFVELHATESRKLVERLVNYVIYKGTFLPLVVTPTIVQAGLWSTWMTVLCSLKMFQALARDRLERLNASPSATPWTYFRVYCVLLLVIIVDSVWMRMCLLIYQKIPSSMFLLLFFEPLSIAFETLQAILVHGFQLLDIWLHHSAGNTTNSKISKLMDMSAAGSLWEWKSVILRNFGFLLDIMTLLMALGHYVYIWRLHGMTFHLIDAVLFLNIRALLSAVAKRIKGFIKLRIALGTLHGALPDATLEEIQAYDDECAICREPMAKAKKLSCNHLFHLSCLRSWLDQGLSDNYSCPTCRKPLFVGTSDGNAVPHSGDVSSDEQLARQLSSRLDLQNVPGHTLPTGVIANQLQTPMERDDWRGSGPDAGWLGFDGAGPSSAIRSGGLGRVQMMMRHLAAVGETYAQTALEDAAWNLWPINSSQASTSTSNNPSTSSIRHRGHAGGSLVRTAPRVSDDDLSHLLAMAETVREVLPHVPDELILRDLQQTNSVSVTVNNLLQM; via the exons ATGAAATTTTCCTTGAATCCTATGGGTGTGGGCTTTTTATCGATATCGGCAGTCTGTACAGCTTTGAGCTTTATAGGTCTCCAATACTGGACAGAACTTTCCTATGTGAAACTAAAGTCAGATGGTTTGATGGGTGAAAATCTTCTTCAACCTGGGGTTGCCAGACGTTTGATGGAACTATTGTTGGCTTCTTATACCACTTTTGCATTGGTGGTCAATTTTGTCCTCAACATATTTATACTGATCGTTTTGTCTCTTAAG ACAGTATTTTTTGTTGAGTTGCATGCAACCGAGTCTCGGAAGTTGGTGGAGCGGCTTGTTAATTATGTTATCTACAAG GGAACATTTCTTCCGTTGGTAGTCACACCAACAATAGTCCAAGCAGGATTGTGGTCAACATGGATGACTGTCCTATGTTCTTTGAAG ATGTTTCAAGCTTTAGCCAGGGACCGCCTGGAACGGTTAAATGCATCTCCTTCTGCAACTCCGTGGACTTACTTTCGTGTATATTGTGTTCTATTACTAGTTATCATTGTCGACTCAGTCTG GATGAGGATGTGTCTACTGATATACCAAAAAATACCATCATCTATGTTTCTGTTATTATTCTTTGAGCCACTGAGTATTGCTTTTGAAACACTACAG GCCATTTTGGTTCATGGATTTCAATTGCTTGATATATGGCTTCATCACTCAGCAGGCAACACTACAAACTCGAAAATATCAAAGCTCATGGATATGTCAGCAGCAG GCTCATTGTGGGAATGGAAGAGTGTTATATTACGGAATTTTGGTTTTCTTCTAGATATTATGACTTTGTTAATGGCTCTTGGTCATTATGTGTATATTTGGCGGCTTCATGGCATGACATTCCATCTTATAGATGCAGTTCTTTTCCTAAACATACGT GCCTTGTTGAGTGCTGTAGCAAAGCGTATCAAAGGCTTTATTAAGTTAAGGATAGCTTTGGGAACTCTTCATGGGGCTCTCCCTGATGCAACATTGGAAGAAATACAAGCTTATGATGATGAATGTGCCATTTGCCGG GAACCAATGGCCAAGGCTAAGAAGCTCTCCTGTAATCATCTTTTTCATCTTTCATGCCTTAGATCTTG GTTGGACCAAGGATTAAGTGACAATTATTCATGTCCTACTTGTCGAAAACCTCTCTTCGTTGGCACATCTGATGGAAATGCTGTACCTCATTCTGGAGACGTTTCAAGTGATGAACAACTTGCTCGGCAGTTAAGCTCTAGGCTTGATCTGCAAAATGTTCCTGGTCATACCCTCCCAACGGGTGTAATTGCGAATCAACTTCAAACCCCTATGGAACGTGATGATTGGAG GGGGTCAGGGCCTGATGCGGGTTGGTTAGGGTTTGATGGGGCTGGTCCATCATCAGCTATCAGATCTGGGGGTTTGGGAAGAGTTCAAATGATGATGAGGCATCTTGCGGCTGTTGGGGAAACGTATGCTCAAACTGCCCTTGAAGATGCTGCATGGAACCTCTGGCCTATAAATTCATCTCAAGCTAGCACGTCTACTTCAAATAATCCTTCTACCAGTTCCATAAGACATCGTGGACATGCTGGTGGCTCACTCGTTAGGACTGCCCCACGTGTTTCAGATGATGATTTATCACACTTGCTTGCTATGGCTGAAACTGTTCGTGAAGTGCTTCCTCATGTCCCTGATGAATTAATTTTGCGG GATTTACAGCAAACAAATTCAGTTTCTGTCACGGTGAATAATCTTCTTCAAATGTAA